The following proteins are encoded in a genomic region of Parus major isolate Abel chromosome 20, Parus_major1.1, whole genome shotgun sequence:
- the KCNK15 gene encoding potassium channel subfamily K member 15 has product MKRQNLRTAALILCIFSYLLVGAAVFDALESEAESGRKRLLEQKRGELRRKYRFSADDYRELERLVLQAEPHRAGRQWKFAGSFYFAITVITTIGYGHAAPGTDAGKVFCMFYAILGIPLTLVMFQSLGERMNTVVRLLLKKIKKCLGMRTTHVSMENMVLVGFLSCMGTLCIGAAAFSYFEGWTFFHAYYYCFITLTTIGFGDFVALQKNEALQKKPPYVAFSFMYILVGLTVIGAFLNLVVLRFLTMNSEDERRDAEERASLRRARNNIHLKPKEDSRSSNAIFLPVEDRTSQMNLIPLVQEDAERQRRQSAASAAAVPSFCTCLCYRPQVCGSPAPSHPETLSCHTNPVYYNSISYKIDEVSLSTRGQTGSSPGSTLSSNSPRCRQHPRLRRKSI; this is encoded by the exons ATGAAGCGGCAGAACCTGCGCACGGCCGCGCTCATCCTCTGCATCTTCTCCTACCTGCTGGTGGGCGCCGCGGTCTTCGATGCGCTGGAGTCGGAGGCGGAGAGCGGCCGCAAgcggctgctggagcagaagcGCGGGGAGCTGCGGAGGAAGTACCGCTTCTCCGCCGACGATTACCGGGAGCTGGAGCGGCTGGTGCTGCAGGCCGAGCCGCACCGCGCCGGTCGCCAGTGGAAGTTCGCCGGCTCCTTCTACTTCGCCATCACGGTCATCACCACCATCG GTTATGGGCACGCTGCTCCCGGCACAGACGCTGGCAAAGTCTTCTGCATGTTCTACGCCATCCTGGGCATCCCCCTGACGCTGGTCATGTTCCAGAGCCTGGGGGAGCGCATGAACACCGTCGTGCGGCTGCTCCTCAAGAAGATCAAGAAGTGTCTGGGCATGAGGACAACCCATGTCTCCATGGAGAACATGGTCCTGGTGGGCTTTCTGTCCTGCATGGGCACGCTTTGCATCGGCGCCGCAGCCTTCTCTTATTTCGAGGGCTGGACTTTCTTCCACGCCTACTACTACTGCTTCATAACCTTGACCACTATTGGCTTCGGAGACTTTGTGGCTCTGCAGAAGAACGAGGCTTTGCAGAAGAAGCCCCCATATGTGGCTTTCAGCTTCATGTACATCCTGGTGGGCCTGACGGTCATCGGCGCCTTCCTCAACCTGGTGGTGCTGCGGTTCCTGACGATGAACTCGGAGGACGAGCGGCGGGACGCCGAAGAGCGAGCCTCGCTGAGGAGAGCCCGCAACAACATCCACCTCAAGCCCAAAGAGGACAGCCGCAGCAGCAATgccatttttctccctgtggaGGACAGGACGAGCCAGATGAACCTGATCCCGCTGGTCCAGGAGGACGCGGAGAGGCAGCGGCGTCAGTCGGCCGCCTCGGCGGCCGCGGTGCCATCCTTCTGCACGTGCCTGTGCTACAGACCCCAGGTGTGTGGCAGCCCGGCGCCCTCCCACCCCGAGACCCTGAGCTGCCACACCAACCCTGTGTACTACAACTCCATTTCCTACAAAATCGACGAGGTGTCCCTGAGCACGCGGGGTCAGACCGGCTCTTCCCCAGGGAGCACTTTGTCTTCCAACAGCCCTCGCTGCCGGCAGCACCCCCGGCTGCGGAGGAAATCCATCTAG